A window of Malania oleifera isolate guangnan ecotype guangnan chromosome 5, ASM2987363v1, whole genome shotgun sequence contains these coding sequences:
- the LOC131154893 gene encoding cyclin-D3-1: MAIQQEQQISSSLLLDALYCEEEKWEEEEVMGAGLQVEIDEKCSHGDDNGNGYGNGTSNPSLLPLFLLEQDLFWEDEELVTLFAKEQQQKPQTHLINATIDAETDSALSIARHEAVLWALKVNAHYGFSALTAILAINYLDRFLSSLHFQRDKPWMIQLAAVTCLSLAAKVEETQVPFLLDFQVEETKYVFEAKTIQRMELLVLSTLQWKMNPVTPLSFLDHIIRRLGLKHHIHWEFLRRCEHLLLSVVADCRFGRYLPSVLAAAAMMHVIEQVEPCNAIDYQNQLMGVLKISKEEANECYELIKELSEDSVSRGQKNTIKRKYSHINAPGSPSGVIDRCFSSDCSNDSWAVSSSPEPVLKKKSRTAHQQQHMTFPSLNRVFVDVLGSPP; this comes from the exons ATGGCAATACAACAAGAACAACAGATCAGCTCCTCTCTCCTTCTGGACGCCCTCTACTGCGAAGAAGAGAAgtgggaagaagaagaagtaatgGGGGCAGGACTGCAGGTGGAGATTGATGAGAAATGTAGCCATGGGGATGATAATGGTAATGGTTATGGAAATGGAACATCGAACCCTTCTCTCCTTCCCCTGTTTTTGCTGGAACAAGATTTGTTCTGGGAAGACGAAGAGCTCGTGACCCTCTTCGCCAAAGAACAGCAGCAAAAACCACAAACACATCTCATCAACGCCACCATTGATGCAGAGACCGACTCTGCTCTGTCCATTGCTCGCCACGAGGCTGTTCTTTGGGCGCTAAAGGTCAATGCCCATTATGGGTTCTCTGCTCTCACGGCCATTCTGGCCATTAACTATTTAGATAGGTTCCTCTCTAGCCTCCATTTTCAGAGAGATAAGCCATGGATGATCCAGCTTGCTGCTGTGACTTGCCTCTCTCTGGCTGCAAAAGTGGAGGAGACCCAAGTGCCATTTCTTCTAGacttccaa GTGGAGGAGACAAAGTACGTGTTTGAGGCCAAGACGATTCAGAGAATGGAGCTTCTGGTGCTCTCCACTCTCCAATGGAAGATGAATCCGGTGACCCCTCTTTCGTTTCTTGATCACATCATACGAAGACTTGGCCTGAAGCACCACATCCACTGGGAGTTTCTCCGGAGATGCGAGCACCTCCTCCTCTCAGTCGTCGCTG ATTGCAGGTTCGGCCGTTATCTTCCTTCTGTGCTGGCTGCTGCCGCAATGATGCACGTCATAGAGCAAGTTGAGCCGTGCAACGCCATTGATTACCAGAACCAACTCATGGGTGTTCTCAAAATCAGCAAG GAGGAAGCAAACGAGTGCTATGAACTAATCAAGGAACTCTCAGAGGACTCTGTTTCCCGTGGCCAAAAGAACACCATCAAGCGCAAGTATAGTCACATCAATGCTCCGGGGAGTCCCAGCGGGGTAATTGATAGGTGTTTTAGCAGCGATTGCTCGAACGATTCGTGGGCAGTTTCTTCTTCCCCCGAGCCTGTGTTGAAGAAGAAGAGCAGAACTGCCCATCAACAGCAGCACATGACATTTCCCTCGCTCAATAGGGTGTTCGTGGATGTTCTGGGGAGCCCTccttaa